From Populus trichocarpa isolate Nisqually-1 chromosome 19, P.trichocarpa_v4.1, whole genome shotgun sequence, a single genomic window includes:
- the LOC7453556 gene encoding GDSL esterase/lipase LTL1-like has product MCKDSSSCFISLILGLVITLASVIPEVEARAFFVFGDSLVDNGNNNYLATTARADAPPYGVDYPTHRATGRFSNGFNIPDLISEAIGSEPTLPYLSPELRGENLLVGANFASAGIGILNDTGIQFLNIIRMGRQLQYFQQYQQRVSALIGPEQAQRLVNQALVLMTLGGNDFVNNYYLVPFSARSRQFALPDYVVYLISEYRKILVSVYELGARRVLVTGTGPLGCVPAERAMRSRNGECAAELQRAAAMFNPQLVQMLMELNKEIGSDVFISANAYEANMDFVTNPQAYGFVTSQVACCGQGRFNGIGLCTIASNLCPNREIFAFWDPFHPTERANRIIVSTIVTGSTKYMNPMNLSTIIALDSMV; this is encoded by the exons ATGTGTAAGGATAGCTCATCatgtttcatttctttaattttaggGCTTGTAATAACACTAGCAAGTGTTATTCCGGAAGTTGAGGCTAgggctttctttgtttttggtgattcgTTAGTAGATAATGGCAACAATAATTATCTTGCAACCACTGCCCGAGCTGATGCACCGCCGTATGGGGTCGATTATCCAACTCATCGGGCTACTGGACGTTTCTCTAATGGCTTTAACATCCCTGATCTCATCA GTGAGGCAATTGGCTCGGAACCCACATTGCCATACTTGAGTCCTGAGCTCAGGGGAGAAAATCTACTTGTCGGAGCCAACTTTGCCTCTGCTGGAATCGGAATTCTCAATGATACTGGAATTCAGTTT CTCAACATCATCCGAATGGGTCGACAATTGCAATACTTCCAACAATATCAGCAAAGGGTTAGTGCACTTATTGGACCCGAGCAAGCTCAACGATTGGTCAATCAAGCTCTAGTCCTGATGACCCTAGGCGGCAATGACTTTGTTAACAACTACTACTTGGTGCCCTTTTCTGCAAGATCTCGCCAATTCGCCCTCCCTGATTATGTTGTCTATCTCATCTCCGAGTACCGCAAGATTTTAGTG AGTGTATATGAATTGGGTGCACGTAGGGTTTTGGTGACGGGGACCGGACCATTAGGTTGCGTTCCAGCGGAGAGGGCGATGAGGAGCAGAAATGGAGAATGTGCGGCTGAGCTGCAGAGAGCAGCTGCCATGTTCAACCCACAACTTGTGCAAATGTTAATGGAACTCAATAAGGAAATTGGATCGGATGTTTTCATCTCTGCCAATGCTTATGAAGCGAACATGGATTTCGTTACTAATCCTCAGGCATATG GATTTGTGACGTCGCAAGTTGCATGCTGTGGACAGGGACGTTTCAATGGGATAGGACTGTGCACTATAGCTTCCAACTTGTGCCCTAACAGAGAAATCTTTGCATTTTGGGATCCATTCCATCCAACTGAGAGAGCTAACAGAATCATTGTTAGCACCATCGTGACTGGCAGCACCAAGTATATGAACCCGATGAATCTCAGCACCATCATCGCCTTGGATTCTATGGTTTAA